In one window of Anaerotignum faecicola DNA:
- a CDS encoding DEAD/DEAH box helicase family protein yields the protein MKLKFTKQDFQMAAVSAAADLFKGQEKTNGTFSVIKENQVSLHETDLGIRNHISISREKLLENLHEVQKRNNLPLTDDIDDMQFSIEMETGAGKTYVFARTVFELNKLYGFTKFIIVVPSISVREGDYKFLQISEEHFGLEYNRAPVRYFIYNSQRLSDVRQFATSGNIEIMIINIDAFKKAENIINQAQDRLNGESAMEFIRGTRPVLIIDEPQSVDHTEKAKDALAALNPLCTFRYSATFRDTTNLIYRLTPVDAFEMGIVKQISVISAQAGADASEAYIRLLSVDNSNGFKAKVEIDKLNKAGKAERKSVTVKPNDDLFVLSGNREIYNGYVVAGIDCTKGFESIEFDNAEIVKLGQAIGGVDDLLIKREQIRRTIETHLQKELMYYEKGIKVLSLFFIDKVANYRGEENGKGVYAGIFEELYDELINQPRFKSLKGKFPFPVDKVHGGYFSQDKKGRLKNTRGDTNDDADTYNAIMRDKEWLLSFECPLRFIFSHSALREGWDNPNVFQVCALIDQKSMFTCRQKIGRGMRLCVNKNGDRITDRDVNILHVVGNESVGEFADRLQKEYEEDTGIKFGVINISLFNGITYTETISEEKVIDHNHAEKVISFYREKGLLDDNGLIAADADKKLTDERVPEEIKEVMPVMENMAKMSEPITALAGKSFVREKTEEKSITYETAKSLVEHLEEKGYITKTGKIKDTMKEALKNNTLDLPKRFEAAKEKLTEAIRKADKKVIIRDASKDVVVKLKKDVIISPEFLELWDKLKYKTTYRIKIDENEFKRLCIDSINNMPKIPKAHIVSAAADISVNRQGIGYNEKSVKTTALNYDAVFLPNIIDSVCEACVINRRTCRDIILGCERCGEFYNNPNLFIENVIDCINDVSYKLSIAGIKYHKLAGEEYYIQEIFDSGELLANLDKNAVAVERSVYNYVTYDSETVERPMAVALDNDPEVKMFFKIPSKFKIRTPLGMYNPDWAVMLEKNGEQKLYFVLETKGSTINLDLRDREKLKIHCGQEHFKALDNGVVFQKADNWSKFKTKSVE from the coding sequence ATGAAACTGAAGTTTACAAAACAGGATTTTCAAATGGCGGCGGTTTCGGCGGCGGCTGATTTGTTTAAGGGGCAGGAAAAAACTAACGGTACGTTTTCCGTTATAAAAGAAAACCAAGTCAGCCTTCATGAAACAGATTTGGGCATAAGGAACCATATTTCCATAAGCAGGGAGAAACTTTTGGAAAACCTTCACGAAGTGCAGAAGAGAAACAATCTTCCGCTGACTGACGATATAGACGATATGCAGTTTTCGATAGAAATGGAAACGGGCGCCGGAAAAACGTATGTTTTCGCGAGAACGGTTTTCGAGCTTAACAAGCTTTATGGGTTCACGAAGTTTATCATTGTTGTTCCGTCCATATCCGTCAGGGAGGGGGACTATAAGTTTTTGCAGATATCCGAGGAACATTTCGGCCTGGAATATAACAGAGCGCCTGTCAGGTATTTTATTTATAATTCCCAACGTCTTTCAGACGTGCGCCAGTTCGCCACATCAGGCAATATCGAAATAATGATTATAAATATAGACGCTTTTAAAAAAGCCGAAAATATCATAAACCAAGCGCAGGACAGGCTTAACGGCGAGAGCGCAATGGAGTTTATACGGGGCACAAGGCCGGTGCTTATTATAGATGAGCCGCAAAGCGTAGATCATACGGAAAAGGCAAAAGACGCGCTTGCCGCTTTAAATCCTTTGTGTACGTTCCGATATTCGGCCACATTCAGGGATACAACAAATCTTATTTACCGCCTGACGCCGGTGGATGCCTTTGAAATGGGCATTGTAAAGCAGATAAGCGTAATATCTGCTCAGGCCGGGGCCGACGCCAGCGAAGCGTATATACGGCTTTTGTCAGTAGACAACTCCAACGGGTTTAAAGCCAAAGTTGAGATTGACAAGCTGAACAAAGCCGGAAAAGCCGAGCGTAAGTCCGTGACTGTTAAGCCTAACGACGATTTGTTTGTTCTTTCCGGGAACAGGGAGATTTATAACGGATACGTCGTCGCGGGAATAGACTGCACAAAAGGCTTTGAGTCCATTGAATTCGACAACGCCGAAATTGTGAAACTGGGTCAGGCTATAGGAGGGGTTGACGATCTGCTTATTAAAAGAGAACAGATACGCCGAACCATAGAAACTCATCTGCAAAAGGAATTAATGTATTACGAAAAGGGAATAAAGGTACTCTCATTATTTTTTATTGACAAAGTTGCCAATTACAGAGGAGAGGAAAACGGGAAAGGAGTTTATGCCGGCATATTTGAGGAACTGTATGACGAATTAATCAATCAGCCGAGATTTAAATCCCTGAAAGGAAAATTCCCTTTTCCCGTGGACAAAGTGCATGGCGGATATTTTTCACAGGACAAAAAAGGGCGGCTTAAAAACACAAGAGGGGACACAAACGACGATGCTGACACTTATAACGCAATCATGCGGGATAAAGAATGGCTGTTAAGTTTTGAATGTCCTTTGCGGTTTATATTTTCCCACTCGGCCCTCAGGGAAGGCTGGGACAACCCTAACGTATTTCAGGTATGCGCTCTTATAGACCAAAAGTCGATGTTCACATGCCGCCAGAAGATAGGACGCGGCATGCGCCTTTGCGTAAATAAAAACGGCGACAGGATTACGGACAGGGACGTCAATATTCTTCACGTTGTGGGAAATGAAAGCGTAGGCGAGTTTGCCGACAGGCTTCAGAAGGAATACGAGGAAGATACGGGAATTAAATTCGGCGTTATCAATATAAGCCTTTTTAACGGGATTACATACACGGAAACAATATCGGAAGAAAAAGTTATCGACCATAATCATGCCGAGAAAGTTATATCGTTTTATAGAGAAAAGGGCCTTTTGGACGATAACGGCTTAATAGCTGCAGACGCCGATAAAAAACTTACGGACGAGAGAGTTCCGGAAGAAATAAAAGAAGTTATGCCCGTTATGGAAAATATGGCTAAAATGTCGGAGCCGATAACGGCGTTGGCGGGAAAAAGTTTTGTCCGCGAGAAAACAGAGGAAAAATCTATTACCTATGAAACGGCAAAAAGCCTTGTGGAACATTTAGAGGAAAAAGGCTATATAACCAAAACCGGAAAAATAAAAGACACAATGAAGGAAGCCTTAAAAAACAATACTTTGGATCTGCCGAAAAGGTTTGAGGCGGCTAAGGAAAAACTGACGGAGGCTATCAGGAAAGCGGACAAAAAGGTTATTATCAGGGACGCGTCCAAAGACGTTGTTGTGAAGCTGAAAAAGGACGTAATTATTTCGCCGGAATTTTTAGAACTTTGGGACAAGCTCAAATATAAAACAACATATAGGATTAAAATAGACGAGAATGAGTTTAAACGTCTCTGCATAGACAGCATAAACAATATGCCTAAGATACCGAAAGCCCACATAGTTTCGGCGGCGGCCGATATTTCCGTCAACAGGCAGGGCATAGGATACAATGAGAAAAGTGTCAAGACAACCGCTTTAAACTATGACGCGGTTTTTCTCCCCAATATTATAGATTCCGTTTGCGAGGCGTGCGTTATAAATAGAAGGACATGCAGGGATATTATTTTAGGCTGCGAAAGGTGCGGCGAGTTTTATAATAATCCAAATCTGTTTATAGAAAATGTTATCGACTGCATAAACGACGTCAGCTATAAATTAAGCATAGCGGGAATTAAATACCATAAACTTGCGGGGGAAGAATACTATATACAGGAAATATTTGACAGCGGGGAACTTTTGGCAAACCTTGACAAGAACGCCGTGGCAGTGGAGCGGAGCGTTTATAATTATGTGACGTATGACAGCGAAACGGTCGAAAGGCCAATGGCCGTCGCTCTTGACAACGATCCGGAAGTTAAAATGTTTTTCAAAATACCGTCAAAGTTTAAAATAAGAACGCCGCTGGGCATGTATAATCCGGACTGGGCCGTTATGCTTGAAAAAAACGGGGAACAGAAGCTGTATTTTGTTTTGGAAACAAAAGGAAGCACAATAAATTTAGATTTGCGGGACAGGGAAAAACTGAAAATTCATTGCGGGCAGGAGCATTTTAAGGCGCTTGATAATGGCGTGGTATTTCAAAAAGCTGACAACTGGAGCAAGTTCAAGACAAAAAGTGTTGAATAA